Genomic window (Pseudomonas xantholysinigenes):
GCGCACCCTGGGCGCGTACTTTTCGGCGAACGACAGCACCATGTTCTGCAGCGCGGCCTTGGTCGCGGCGTAGCCGATATGGCTCTTGCTGCCACGGGACGAGGTTTCGTCGCAGATGTGGATGATGTCGGCCTTGTCGACCTTGTTCAACAGCTCGCCCAGGGCCAGGTTGAGGTGGTAGGGCGCCTCGACGTGCAGGCGGAACATGGTCTCGAGGTTGTCCAGGCCGTCGTCGAGCCACAAGGAGGCGTTGTGGATGATCGCGCGCAGGCCGTCGTATTCACGTTGCAGGTGGTCGATCAGGGCCTGGCGGTCTTCGGCGCGGGTGAGGTCGGCCTGGAACTGGTGGATGTTCGGGTGGGCCGCCTGCGCCAGCGGGGTCCGGCTGGCGCTGACCACCGTATGGCCGGCCTGGGCCAGCTCCAGGGCCAGGGCCAGGCCGACGCGCTGGCTGGCGCCGGTGATGAGGATTGGGCTGTTCATGTTCGGGCGGTCTGTTCGTCTGTCCGTGCGTGATGCCCCAGCATACCCGAACTCAACCGCCTTGCGAGCCTTGACCTCAGCGGCTGCGCAGGCCCTGCGGACGTTCGGCGGCGGTGGCAGGCGCGGCGTTCAGCCAAGGCGCCAACAGGCGGGTGGACAACGGGATGAACAGGTACACCATCAACGGCGTCAGCGCCAGGGTGCTGAGCAGCACACGGGGCACCAGGTCGAGGGGCGCCAGCCAGTGGCCGAACAGCAGGTTGAACAGCAGCGACACCGGGAAGAACGCCAGCCAGATGGCCGTGGCCTGCTTCCAGCGTGGTGGTTTTTGCACCGTATTGGTGCCAAACCAGTCGTCGATACCACTGACGCGCCTCTCTTTGGGGCGCTCGAACAGGCCGTCGCCGCGTTGCAGCCAGGCGCGACGGGAGGCTGAATGCTCCCAGGCGTGCAGGGTCTGTTCATCGGTGAAGCGGAAGATGATCTGGAACTCATCGCCCTCGGCCGGTGGCGCGAGGATGCCCGAGCCAAGATAGCCGGGGAAGTCGGTGGCCAGCTGCTCGCCTTCGTGCAGCCAGGCCAGCAGGTCCTGGTAGCGGCCATGGGCGGCGCGGCGCGACACCATCAGGGTGACGGGGGTAGACATCGTGTATCTCCTGGCGACGGGGCTGGCGGGTAGCCGGCCCCTTGGCGTGCGGCCCGGGGTGGTGGGCGGCGCAGGCGTGCTTGCAAGAATCGGGCACGGATTATCGCCGATCAATCATGACCGGTCAGTTTCAGCGGCCAGGTGGTCGTCAGAATGCGCCGTTGGCCTGGGCGTGCAGCTCGGGGTGGGCCTTGCGGTGGGCCTGGAGGATGTATTCGCGCAGGCGTTCGACTTCCTCGGCCGGGGTCTGGGTGAGGTCGTAGGCGGCCAGCCGTGGGCCGATGCGCCGGCGCAGCGTGCCGTGCAGGCCGATCGGCGGGATGTCTTCGGCGGCGAAGCGCAGGGCGAACTGCGCAGGGGCCTTGGTGGCGCCGCGCACTTCCAGCAAGACGCCCTTGAAGGAAATATCGCGCACCCACAGGTTGCTGGCCTGGCCGTGATCGTCCACCAGCGCCGCCGGCTGCTCCAGCGACAGGCGCCAGGGCCGCAGCATCGGGCCATCCTCGTAGATGTCCGGCGAACCCAGTTGCAGATGCAGGGCGTGGAATTCGTCCTCGACCAATTGCAGGGGGAAGCTCAGTTGCTGGTTGTTGAAGCTGGCCTGCAGGGTGACCTGCTCGTTGGCCACCAGGCGGGTGAGCAAGTCCTTGAGACGACGATCGCCGTTGACCAGCAGGCTCGACATGGGGTCGGCCAGGTTCAACTGCGGCGAATGCTGCATGTCCTGGATGAAATCCAGCTCGTCCTGGGAGAGGAGGGCGTCTGCTTGCATGGTCGAACTCGAAGGGGCGATCGGTATGGGCGATTTCTTCACGGCGATGGACAGCGGTGTATGGGCTTGGTTCACGCCACTGGTCGGATCGCGCTTCGATCCGACGGGTGCCTGTGACTTTTGGCGGAGGCGGCCTTTTGCCACTGTCGGATGCTAGTATCCTACGTTTTCACTCAGTTTCGGAATCCTCACCCGATGAAAGTCGCCATTATTTCCGGTTCGGTGTATGGCACCGCCGAAGAAGTCGCCCGTCACGCCGAGTCCCTGCTCAAGGCGGCAGGCCTTGAAGCCTGGCACGCTTCCCGTGCCACGTTGCAGGATCTCGAGGGGTTCGCCCCCGAAGCGTTGTTGGCCGTGACTTCGACCACCGGTATGGGCGAGTTGCCCGATAACCTGATGCCGCTGTTCAGCGCCATCCGCGACATCCTGCCAGCAGCATGGCGTGGGTTGCCGGGCGCGGTGATCGGCCTGGGCGATTCGAGTTATGGCGATACGTATTGCGGGGGCGGCGAGCAGATGCGCGAGTTGTTCGCCGAGTTGGGGGTGCGGGAGGTGCTGCCGATGCTGAGGCTCGATGCCAGTGAGACGGTGACGCCGGAGACCGATGCCGAGCCGTGGTTGGCGGAGCTTGTAGCCGTTCTCAAGGGCTGATGCGGTTCACCTGTAGGAGCGGCTTCAGCCGCGATGGAGGCAACGCGGTGCCTGGTACCCGCTTTGCGGGTGATCGCGGCTGAAGCCGCTCCTACAGGGGGGCGAGCCAAATAGATGTTTAACGTGGCTCCCGTAACAACGCCAGCCACGCCTGCGCCGCCCGTGACAGATACGCCCCCCGCCGCCAGATGAAGGCGATGTCCCACTTCAGGTAATCCGGCGCCCGCAACGGCAGGCGCACCACCCCGGGCCGTTCCAGCGCCCGCGCCACGATGGCCGGCAACAGCACCACGCCCTGGCCCGCCGCCACCAGCGCGGCGAGAAAGTCCGCCTGACCACTGCGCCCGCCTTCCTTCGGCGTGAACCCCACCTGCTGGCAAGCGCTGAGCAAGCGGTCGTTGAGCACGAAGCTGCGTTGGTACAGCAGGAACGGCGTATCGGCCAGTTGCCCCAGCTCGACCTCGGCCAGCCCCGCCAGGGCATGATCGGCCGGCAGCAAGGCTTCCAACGCCTCGTTGCAGAACGGCTGGCAGTCGAACGCCGGATCGCTCGGTGTCAGGCTGCCGCCCAGCTCCAGCTCACCGTTCCTGACCGCCTGCTCGACCATGCGGCTGCCGCCTTCGAGCAATTGCACGGAGATATTCGGGTAACGTCGGCGGTATTCGGCGAACAGTCCGGCGAACAGGGCATCGCTGCCCAGCAACGGCAGGCCGAGGCGCAGCTCGCCACGGGTCAGCTGGCCCAAGTCGTCCAGTTCATTGAGCAGTTCCTGGCGCTGGCGCATCAGCACTTCGCCGCGCTGCAGGACGATGCGCCCGGCGGCGGTCAGGTGCAGTTGCGAGCCTTGTCGCTCCAGCAAGGGCTGGCCGATGGCTTGCTCCAACTGGGCGACCTGCTTGCTTACTGCCGACTGACTGATGTGCAAGGTGCTCGCCGCCTGGGTGAAGCCACCGCGATGAACAACCTCGATGAAACTGCGCAGTTGTTTGAATTCCATGATCACAATTCCATTTTGGAATGCCGATCAGTCTAACAATTCGCTTCTGGCCTGGGTGGCCGAATTCTACAATGGGCACGTTGTCGAGGAACCCCCGCCCATGAATGCCGAAATACTCAAGAAAACCCTCCGCCTGCTCGCCGAGCTGGCGGTGTTGCTCGCCCTGTTCCTGTTCGGTGGCCAACTCACCGCCTGGCTTGCCTGGCCGATCCCTGGCGGCGTGATGGGCCTGGCCCTGTTGCTGGCGCTGTTTGCCACCGGCGTGGTCAAGCCTGCCACCTTGCAGCTGGGCGCCAAGTGGCTGATGGCCGAGATGCTGTTGTTCTTCATCCCGGCGCTGATGAGCCTGCTGGACTACGGCAGCCTGCTGCGCAGCGAAGGCTGGCGCATCCTGCTGGTGATTGCTGTGAGCACCCTGCTGGTGATGGTGGTCACTGCGGTGACCGTGGAGCTGGTGTGCCGCTGGAGGTTGCGCCATGAGCCTTGAGCCCATGCCGGTGTTCTGGCTTGTGCTGACCCTGGCGGCCTATCTCGGCAGCCGCTGGTTGTACCGGCGCAGCGGGCGCTATCTGTTGTCGCCATTGATCCTGGTGCCGGCCCTGCTGCTGGCGGTGGCCGTGCCGCTGCACACCGCCTACGCCGAATACGCGCGCAACACCCATTGGCTGATGGGCGTGCTGGGCCCGGTGACCGTGGCCTTCGCCGTGCCGATCTGGCAGCAGCGAGCCATGCTGGCCCGGCACTGGCCGGCGCTGCTGGCGGGCATGCTGGCCGGCAGCGTGGCGTCAATCGGCAGTTCGTGGGTGCTGGCGCACCTGCTGGCGCTGGACGAGGCGGTCAGCCTGTCGCTGCTGCCGCGCTCGATCACCACGCCATTCGCCATGCCGGTGGCCCAGGACCTGGGCGGCGTGCCGGAGCTGACTGCGGTGTTCGTGATGTTCACCGGGGTGCTGGGCGCGCTGTTCGGCGGCGTGCTGCTGCGCTGGTTGCCGTTACGCACGCCGCTGGCCCGTGGCGCGCTATTCGGGGTCGGTGCCCATGGCGCGGGCGTGAGCCGGGCCCAGGAAGTGGGGCGCGAGGAGGGTTCGGTGGCCGGGTTGGTCATGGTCCTGACCGGCCTGCTCAACCTGCTGGCCGCACCACTGCTGGTCATGCTGCTGTGACCGTTCGTGCCACTGACTCGCACGGTCATCAGGCTGGCTGCCAAGGCGACCTATCACCTTCGTAGGGGCTTCTAGACTGTGCCTCGACATAGAGAGCACATGCATGTGCCGAGGTGACTTGCAATGAACGCAGCCTTGCCCTATTCCGACCCTTACCCACCGGGACGACCGTGATGCCTCTGGCCGAGATACCACTGTGCGTCTGGCGTACCCGGAGCATGAGTTTCAGCTTCCGAGGCCAGAGCATCCGCTACTGGACGGCAGGGCAAGGAGAGCCGCTGCTATTGCTTCACGGTTTCCCCACCGCCAGCTGGGATTGGCACTACCTGTGGGCACCGCTCACCCAACGCTACCGTGTGGTGGCCTGCGACATGCTGGGCTTCGGCGATTCAGCCAAGCCCCCGGACCACGACTACAGCCTGCTGGAGCAGGCCGACCTGCAACAGGCGCTGCTTGCTCACCTGCAGATCGACCAGCCGGTGCACCTGCTGGCCCACGACTACGGTGGCAGCGTGGCCCAGGAGCTGTTGGCGCGGCATCATGAGCAGCGTCTGGAGATTGCCAGCTGCGTGTTTCTCAACAGCGGGCTGTTCCCTGAAAGCTGCCGGGTGCTGCTGATCCAGAAGCTGTTGCTCAGCCGCCTGGGCTGGCTGGTCGGGCGCTCGTTCGGGCGCGACGACCTGGTGCGCAATGTCACCCAGGTCTACGGGCCCTGCACGCACCCCAGCGAGAGCGCCCTGGATGACTACTGGAGCCTGATCGCCGCCAATCACGGCCCGCGCATCCTGCACAAACTCATCAACTTCCTGCCCGAACGTCGGGCCCAGCGTGAACGCTGGGTCAGCGCCTTGCAGCGCGCGAGCGTGCCACTACGCTTCATCAATGGCGCGGTAGACCCGTTGTCGGGCATGCACATGGTCGAGCGTTACCGGCAGGTGGTGCCGGATCCGGACACCGTCGTGCTGCAGGGGATCGGCCATTACCCGCACACCGAGGCGCCGGTGCAGGTGTTGCGCCATTACCTGGCGTTTCGTGAACAGCCGTTGAGTTTCATCCCGCAGAAGGTTGCCTGGTCGTGACCGGACGAACATCGCCGGGCGTTATCGCCCGGCATTCGCCACGGTGGGCTTGATTGCCCGGCGCCCATGGCAGGCGGAGACTGGTTGAATCCATCCATTGCCTGGAGCCCTGAGCATGAGCGAGCCGGTACGTCTGCAAGATCGAGTGGTGATTGTCACGGGGGCCGGTGGTGGCCTGGGCCGGGCCCATGCGCTGCTGTTCGCGGCAAGGGGCGCCAGGGTGGTGGTCAACGACCTGGGCGGCAGCACCCATGGCGAAGGCGCCAATGCCTCGGCGGCCGACCGGGTGGTGGAAGAGATCCGCGCCGCGGGCGGCACGGCAGTGGCCAACCATGATTCGGTGACCGATGGCGCCCGCATTGTCGAGCAGGCCCTGGACAGCTTCGGCCAGGTCGATGTGCTGGTGAACAACGCCGGCATCCTGCGCGACAAGACCTTCCACAAGATGGAAGACAGCGACTGGGAACTGGTCTACCGCGTACATGTCGAGGGTGCCTACAAGCTCACCCACGCCGCTTGGCCACACCTGCGCGCGCAGAACTGGGGGCGGGTGATCTTCACCTCGTCCACGTCGGGCATCTACGGCAATTTCGGCCAGGCCAACTACGGCATGGCCAAGCTCGGGCTCTACGGACTGACTCGCACCCTGGCCATCGAGGGGAGCAAGAATGGCATCCTGGTCAACGCCATTGCGCCAACCGGCGCGACCCGCATGACCGAAGGGCTGATCCCACCCCAGGTGTTCGAACAACTCAAGCCGGAACTGATCAGCCCGCTGGTGGTGTACCTGGGCAGCGAGCAGTGCCAGGACAGCGGCCAGTTGTTCGAGGTGGGTGGTGGCTGGGTCGGCAAAGTGCGTTGGGAGCGCAGCCTGGGGGTGGGCTTCGATCCGCGGGAGGGCTTCACGCCGGAACAGGTGGCGGACAACTGGGAGCGGATCGGCGATTTCGCAGACGCGGTGCATCCGCAGGACAGCCTGCAGGCGTTGCAGCAGATGATGGCGAACTTGCAGCGGTTCCCGTTGGTGTAAGCAACATCTCTGAGAGGGTGCGACCTCTGTAGGAGCGGCTTGAGCCGCGATCACCCGCGAAGCGGGGGCCAGACACCACGTTGCCTGAATCGCGGCTAAAGCCGCTCCTACAGATGATTTTGCACAGCTCAAGGAGCGGGCCTTGTACCGCCCCCCATAAGGCCATGAAAAAGCCGGTGATTCTTGCAGAAATAAAAAAGGCCGCTGCAACCGCAGCGGCCAATCGAGACGTAGATCAAGGAGCTTCAAAATCAACGTCGGTGAACCATGGTGGCCCGAAAGGCGGGGGGGAGAGCACTTCGTGCCGACCAGTGAGGTAAGAATAAGCACTTGTTGCTGTGGGAAAAATACCGGCTTCTGACATTCTCTATTACATCGACCGTGATAATCCTTCCGTTTTCAGGCTGTAGGTCCAGAGCATTCTTCAGTCAGCGTAGGCTAGTTGAACTTTGGCCTGTCAGGCTTTCCCTCCTCCCTCCCTCTTTCACATTGTTCATTGTCCAGGCTCCTACACAAATATTGGAGAGTGAACATGAACTTCGAGCCGATTTTCCTAGCCGGAATCACCGATGCCGCTGACTTTCCCGGGCAGATGCTCGGTGCCGCCAACCTGAGCCACCCCGGTACGCAGGCACTGCAATTCAAGGACGATGTGCTCGGCGCACTGGCCTTGAGCACGCTGGCGCTCCAGGCACAGCTGAGCAGCGCGCCAAGGCCGCCCGAGGAAATCGAACAGTGGTGGTCGGAGCAGTCGGAGGTGTTATCCCAGCAGCTTCAGCAGCATGTGGCGCTTGAGCTCCAGGCCTGGGCGATGCAACGCCGCACTGAAAGGCTGGCCATCGAGGCACTGTTGCCCAATGACCAGGCCAACCCGGTCATCGCTTCCGTCTCGCTGCGCACACAGGACGACCTGAGCATTCGGATTCCGGGATGCGTGGCGATGCTTGCGCCTGGGGTGGACAGCAAGGCGCCCAAAGTGGTCTACGGCTTGGGTCTGGGTAAGTGGTTCGGTGTCGATCAGGACATGGCCAAGCAGATGCTTTGGGATTTGAAGCAGGATGAGCAATGGTTAGCTAACTTGCTGCCGAAAGAACATGAGGCTTTGTCGAGCGCGGACGCCGTCGAGCTTGAATTCGAACAACTGGACGAGCCATTTGAAGACTATCTGATTCGGGACATGCAGGTGCTTCAGGCATGGCTGGTCGAGCAGGCCTTGGATGAGGAAGTGGGTGATATCGAGGCGGCGGTGTCGCTGTACCCACTGGCCGGGCGGACCCAGAAGGCGGTGGCCGATCTACTCGAAACCTTCCGGCGCAGGCGGATGCCGGAGTGGATGCGC
Coding sequences:
- the folM gene encoding dihydromonapterin reductase, which codes for MNSPILITGASQRVGLALALELAQAGHTVVSASRTPLAQAAHPNIHQFQADLTRAEDRQALIDHLQREYDGLRAIIHNASLWLDDGLDNLETMFRLHVEAPYHLNLALGELLNKVDKADIIHICDETSSRGSKSHIGYAATKAALQNMVLSFAEKYAPRVRVNGILPGLLILKEGGDEQYRQQTLKKALLEFEPGARPLIDAVLFLLESQYSTGSQLVINGGRHLKNRMT
- a CDS encoding antibiotic biosynthesis monooxygenase: MSTPVTLMVSRRAAHGRYQDLLAWLHEGEQLATDFPGYLGSGILAPPAEGDEFQIIFRFTDEQTLHAWEHSASRRAWLQRGDGLFERPKERRVSGIDDWFGTNTVQKPPRWKQATAIWLAFFPVSLLFNLLFGHWLAPLDLVPRVLLSTLALTPLMVYLFIPLSTRLLAPWLNAAPATAAERPQGLRSR
- a CDS encoding flavodoxin produces the protein MKVAIISGSVYGTAEEVARHAESLLKAAGLEAWHASRATLQDLEGFAPEALLAVTSTTGMGELPDNLMPLFSAIRDILPAAWRGLPGAVIGLGDSSYGDTYCGGGEQMRELFAELGVREVLPMLRLDASETVTPETDAEPWLAELVAVLKG
- a CDS encoding LysR family transcriptional regulator; translated protein: MEFKQLRSFIEVVHRGGFTQAASTLHISQSAVSKQVAQLEQAIGQPLLERQGSQLHLTAAGRIVLQRGEVLMRQRQELLNELDDLGQLTRGELRLGLPLLGSDALFAGLFAEYRRRYPNISVQLLEGGSRMVEQAVRNGELELGGSLTPSDPAFDCQPFCNEALEALLPADHALAGLAEVELGQLADTPFLLYQRSFVLNDRLLSACQQVGFTPKEGGRSGQADFLAALVAAGQGVVLLPAIVARALERPGVVRLPLRAPDYLKWDIAFIWRRGAYLSRAAQAWLALLREPR
- a CDS encoding CidA/LrgA family protein, which translates into the protein MNAEILKKTLRLLAELAVLLALFLFGGQLTAWLAWPIPGGVMGLALLLALFATGVVKPATLQLGAKWLMAEMLLFFIPALMSLLDYGSLLRSEGWRILLVIAVSTLLVMVVTAVTVELVCRWRLRHEP
- a CDS encoding LrgB family protein; the protein is MSLEPMPVFWLVLTLAAYLGSRWLYRRSGRYLLSPLILVPALLLAVAVPLHTAYAEYARNTHWLMGVLGPVTVAFAVPIWQQRAMLARHWPALLAGMLAGSVASIGSSWVLAHLLALDEAVSLSLLPRSITTPFAMPVAQDLGGVPELTAVFVMFTGVLGALFGGVLLRWLPLRTPLARGALFGVGAHGAGVSRAQEVGREEGSVAGLVMVLTGLLNLLAAPLLVMLL
- a CDS encoding alpha/beta fold hydrolase, with the protein product MPLAEIPLCVWRTRSMSFSFRGQSIRYWTAGQGEPLLLLHGFPTASWDWHYLWAPLTQRYRVVACDMLGFGDSAKPPDHDYSLLEQADLQQALLAHLQIDQPVHLLAHDYGGSVAQELLARHHEQRLEIASCVFLNSGLFPESCRVLLIQKLLLSRLGWLVGRSFGRDDLVRNVTQVYGPCTHPSESALDDYWSLIAANHGPRILHKLINFLPERRAQRERWVSALQRASVPLRFINGAVDPLSGMHMVERYRQVVPDPDTVVLQGIGHYPHTEAPVQVLRHYLAFREQPLSFIPQKVAWS
- a CDS encoding SDR family oxidoreductase: MSEPVRLQDRVVIVTGAGGGLGRAHALLFAARGARVVVNDLGGSTHGEGANASAADRVVEEIRAAGGTAVANHDSVTDGARIVEQALDSFGQVDVLVNNAGILRDKTFHKMEDSDWELVYRVHVEGAYKLTHAAWPHLRAQNWGRVIFTSSTSGIYGNFGQANYGMAKLGLYGLTRTLAIEGSKNGILVNAIAPTGATRMTEGLIPPQVFEQLKPELISPLVVYLGSEQCQDSGQLFEVGGGWVGKVRWERSLGVGFDPREGFTPEQVADNWERIGDFADAVHPQDSLQALQQMMANLQRFPLV